The sequence below is a genomic window from Acidilobus saccharovorans 345-15.
GTGGTGGTCGTGGTGGTCACCATCGGAGTCACAGTTATGGGCACCTTCACTGGGTCAAGCAGTATGTTCGCAGGCGTGTAGGCCCACAGCACCAGGTAGTAGCTTCCAGGCGACAGGCTCGCGGGCACAGGTATGCTCACCGAGCCGTCAGCGCCGCTGGTCAGGTTCTCCTGCGCTACTACGGCGCCCTCAGGAGTCACGAACTGTGCTATCACGAACACGCCGCTCTGCGTTGTCGTGACGTTCGTCCCGTCAGGCGTGCCGTAGACTGTGGCGCTTATGCTGCCTCCGGCCGGCACCATGCCCAGCGGCGGCAGGGCCACGTGAACGGAGTACAGCACCGGGGTGCTGGTTAGTATGCTGGGCACTGGAACGTTGAAGTAGGGGTTCCTCACGAGCTTGGCGTACTGGCCGGGCTGGTAGGCCACCAGCATGTAGGGCCCTTCGCCTATGACTGCGTTGCCGTAGGTGTTGATGTAGTTTATGGCGTCAGTGTAGGCCTCATGTGCGAACGTCTCGTTAACGAGCTGGACGCCGCTCAGGCTCTGGACCTCGAGCAGGCCCTCTGGTATGTAGCCCGTGCTGTTGTAGAGCTGCATGGCCTTGAGCACGTTGCCCACGTCAGTTGGGTTCACTAGGCTGAGCCAGTCGACGTGCTCGCTGGTGGCAGCGCCCGTGCTCCACGCCGCCTCGCCGTGGGCCACCACGTATGCCATGGCTGCGTAGAGCGGCCAGGGCATCATTCCGCCTCCGGGCTCTGCGTAGCCGAGTATTATGAAGTCGCCCACGGTGCTCAGGGCGGCGTACTCAGGGTTGAACCACCACGCGGTGCTCCAGATCTCCAGCGAGGTGCTGTTCAGTATCTCAAATCCGACTATCTGCTGCAGCGACGGGCCGTAAACCGCGGCCGCCGTCGAGTCGTATATTGGGCTGTTGCTTGACAGGCTCACGTTGGCCGCTATCAGGTACTGCTCTATGAGGTCAGCAAGCGTTATCGGCTGGCCGTCAACGAACCTGTCGTTCTGCAGGAGCGGGGCGAAGTTAACTATTACAGCCACCTTGGCAGTTGTGTTCGGGGGCACGTGCTGCACCTTCATGCTGGTGGCGTTGTACATGAGGGCCGACGTGGGCACGGTTATGTTGGCCACCGGGGACAGGGCCACGAGCTTGTAGGTGAAGCCAGCGGGCACAGGGAAGCCGTTGCCAGGTATGTAGTATATTATCGGCAGGAAGACGCTCGAGGCTGTGGCGACGCTGTAGGAGTCAGTGAAGCCGGCCACCGGGTTCATGCTTCCCATGGCCAGGTGCCTCACACCTATGGTGAGGGTTCCTGTTGGGGTCCTGGCGTTCAGGAAGCTGAACGGGGTCACCAGGCCCTCTATGTAGTTGGGCACCAGCCCAGTCACCATGTTGCTGTTGACGAATATCGGTATCAGGCTCATGCCCAGGCCGATCCTTATGGCTGAGACTATGCCATAGTAGTTTATCGTGTTAAGCCACTCGTAGTACTGCTGCTCACTTGTGAACTCGCTGAGGGCGAGCCTGAGGCTCAGGTTGTCTATGATGTTGAGCTCCTGGGTCAGCTCAGGCTCCTGTATGTTGGTCGTGTTGACCCCTAGGCCCCACGCCGTGCCGTAGGCGTCGCTTGCGGGCAGATTACCGAATGCAGCACCGTAGAGCGAGGCCGGCAGGCTCCAGTCGTAGAAGCCGTAGGTGCCGCCCCAGGCCTCTATGAGCACGTTCCAGGTGGTCTCGTTAGGCACCATGCTGTATATGTCTGTTATCTCCTTCTGCAGGTTGCCGTATATCGGCTGCACCTCGAAGCCCAGGCTCTTGAGCTGGTCTATAAGGAATGAGGCGTAGATGTACCTCACGGTGGTGTCACTCCTGACGAAGACGTATATCACCACGGGCTGGCCGTTGGGGTAGTACCACTGGCCGTTTATGTACTTGTAGCCGTGGGCCGTGAGGGTCTTGTATATGGTCTCGTTCGCGTAGGACGGGTTGTAGGTTATGTTGGAGAACTTCGCGGTCACGTTTGAGGTGGTCAGCATCTCATACTCCCCACCGTACAGGGTCAGGGACGGTATCCCATAGCCGTAGAGGACGTCGTTGACAAAGTAGCTCCTGTCAACTATGTAGTTAATTGCGAACCTGACGCTCTGGTAGTAGAACGGGTTGAGGACCTCCTGCCCGCTGGGGTTCTGTATGTACTCAACCGGGTTCAGGAGCACGTCGTAGTAGGTTGAGGGCATCTCGTAGGCCACCGCCCCTGAGGGCAGCGTGCCCATCTTGTATGGAGGTATTGCGTAGTCATAGAACGCTATGTAGCCGTGGTCAAAGTCGCCGACGCCTGCAGTGTCTGAGCCGGAGTAGCTCTTCAGTATTATTGTGGAGGCGGGCTGCCCTGACGTCTGGGCCCTCGCAGTGAAGGCGAGCGGGTTGAGCAGCACCAGGCTGAACACTACGAACAGGGAGGCTACAAGGACTAGCTTCAACGCGTGCCGCATGCTACCACGCTGCCTTGTGGTATTACATTCAGAGAATTTATCTGTTGACTTTCGTAAGGCGGTGCCGCTACCTTTCAATATATGTTATGATTACTTTACCTAAACATGATAAGCCTCACCCGTAGGGGCTTCCTTTAACACTGGCTCCGAGGACGGTTAGCGTTAAGAGCCCCTAGCCAGCTTAAAGCCGCGAAGGAGCTTGAGGGCGCTGATAATAGCGAGCGGCGGCGGCCACACCGGGCACGCCCTGGCCCTGGCGGAGAGGCTCGTGGACTCAGGGGCGATAGTTGACTTCGTTATACCGGAGGGCGACAGGTGGAGCGAGGAGCAGGTCTCCAGGCTGGGCAGGGTTGTCGCGAGGACGCCGAAGTTCCTTGACCCGGGCGAGGGGCTCGCAGAGGGGGTTCTGAGGCTCCCGGGGGCCCTGCTCAGGTCGCTTGCCAGGGTCCCCAGGGGCTACGACGTGGCCGTGGCTAGCGGGAGCAACCACAGCATAGCCTCTGGCATAGCGGCGTGGCTCAAGGGGGCGAGGCTGGTCACAATAGAGGCCACTGAGAGGTTCGTGGAGCCGAGCAGGGCCGTCAGGGCCCTGTCCCCCATATCTAAGCTGGTAGCCCTTCAGTGGGAGGAGCAGAGGAGGTTCGCGCCCAAGGGGGTTGTAGTGGGCCCCCTGCTCGGGAAGCTCCACTACAGGGTCAGGGACGAGGGCTATGTCCTTGTGACGGCCGGAAGCTACGGCTACAGGGCGCTCTTTGACGCTGCCGCCGCCTCAGGCATCAGGGACAGGCTGGTGCTGCAGACAGGCAGGGTGGACCCGGGGCCCTACGTCAGGGCGGGCCTCAGGGCCTTCAGCTTCAGCCCGGAGCTGGAGGACATGATAGCCGGGGCCAGCGTCGTTGTGACCCACTTCGGGAGGACCGCCGTGGAGGCCGCATGCAAGTACGGCAAGCCAACAGTCCTGGCCCCGAACACCGAGTGGGTGTGGATGAGGAACCCGGTGAGGATGGTCGAGGCCAGCATGATGGCCAAGAGGATAGGCGCCGTCCTGCTGCCGCCAGACCAGGTGACCCCCGAGGGAGTAGAGAGGGCCGTGGAGGAGGCCATGAAGGCTAAGCCGGCCGCCTGCGACGACGGCTCGGTCAAACTGGCTCAGATAATAACCTCCTGGCGCAGGTAGCCCGGGGGCGAGCTTGAAGTTCATAGTGACCGGGGGCGCCGGCTTCATAGGGAGCAACCTGTCCCGGCTCCTCCTCAGCGAGGGGCACGATGTAATAGTTGTTGACGACCTGTCCTCGGGCGCCAGGGAAAACGTGCCCGCCGGCGCAAGGCTCGTCATAGGTGACGTCTCCGACAGGAGGGCCCTTGAGGGCGTGGAAGCCATGGCCAGGGGCGACGAGGTCGCCATAGTCCACCTGGCCGCGGTCTCGGGCGTCGTGGAGGCCAGGGAAGACCCCTCGAGGGCCGTGAGGGCCAACGTGCTCGGCACCCAGGAGGTCCTCGACATGGCTAGGAGGCTCGACGCCTACGTAACTATCGCCAGCAGCGCCGCGGTCTACGGCGACGTCAGCGACGTCCCTGTTAAGGAGGACGCGCCGCTCAGGCCCACGAGCCTCTACGGCCTCACTAAGCTCTTTGACGAGCAGCTTGCTGAGCAGGCCTACAGGGACTACGGGCTGAGGTCCTCCTACCTGAGGCTGTTCAACGTCTACGGCCCAGGGATGAGGAGGGGGCCGTATGCGAGCGTGATCTACAACTTCATGGAGGCCGCCATAAGGGGGCTCAGGCCGGTGATATACGGCGACGGCCTCAACACGAGGGACTTCGTCTACGTTGACGACGTCGCCAGGGCCTTCGTCGAGGCGGTCAGGAGGAGGGCCACGGGGCCCTTTAACGTGGGCACGGGCAGGGAGGTGAGCGTCCTGGACCTCCTCAGGCTCATATCTAAGGTGGCGGGCGTTGAGCTGAGGCCCGAGTTCAGGGAGCCGAGGCCGGGGGACATAAGGAGGAGCTGCGCCGACGTAAGCAGGGCCAGGGAGAGCCTTGGCTGGGAGCCCAGGGTGAGCCTCGAGGAGGGCCTCAGGCTGACCTACAGCTACATGAGGGAGAGACTAAGACCTTGAGCCCCTCCACTCGTACCTCCTGAAGGCCATCTTTGGCAGGGCCACGAGGCCGGCGAGCAGGTAGAGGGCTATGGCCGCCGGCAGGGGCCTCACGGCCTTCCCAGCCTTGGCCACGGCGATTATGTAGTACGCCGCGCTCGGCACCAGCCACACTGCTGACCAGGCCAGGGTCCACGTCAGCAGCTCCGGGTGAAGCCTGGCGACGGCTAACATGCCCAGCCACGGAGTTATGAGGTAGCCCCAGGCCGGCATTATGAGAAACAGCAGCAGGGGCCACGTCCTCCTGACCCCCCTGAGGGCCGTGAAGGTGGCCAGCATCGACCCCCTGACCCACCTCTCCTTCTGCCTGATCACAGCCCTTATGGAGGTCAGGGGCTCCTCGACTACAGGGCTGCCGCTGAGGAACGCCACCTTCATGTCCCTGCTGAGCAGCTTAGCCGAGAGGTCCAGGTCCTCTGTGGGGGCCCAGGGAGTCCAGAGGCCCACCGCCTCCAGGTCCTCCCTCCTCACGAAGTAGCCGGAGCCCGTTATCCAGGCGGAGCCCGTGAAGCCCATCAGGGCCGGCGCCAGGAACTGGTTGTAGAGCCTCATCTCCGCCGCCTGGGCCCTCATGTGGGCCCCGGCGAAGGTCCTCCTGGCCTCAGGCGGCAGGGCCACCTCCCTGGGCAGCTGGGCCGCGGAGTAGCCTGACGCGAGTGCCGACACGGCCCTTGATATGGCGTCCGGGGGAGCGACGCCGTCGGCGTCAAGGACCCCTATTATGTCACCCGTAGCCATGGACTCAGCCCTGTTGAGGGCCGCCGGCTTGCCCCTGGTCATCCCGTCGCCCAGGGAAAGCCTGACCCTGACGCCATCCACTGTCGCCTCGGAGCCGTTGACCTTCCTGAGGCCGAGGGCCCTCAGCACGCCGTCAACCGTTGGGTCGTCGGCCTCGGCCGCTATTATTATCTCATAGAGGCCCCTGGGGTAGTCCTGGTTAAGGAGCGACCTGACCGCCCTGAGGGCCCTCTCGCCCTCCCTGTAGGTGGGCACTATCACCGAGACCCTTGGGGTTGCAGGCAGGGGCTGCCTGGCCCCCTGCGCCCTGCCCCTGGGGAGGCCGTGAAGTATTATCACCAGCTCCACCACGAGGGCCACGCCAACAGTTATGGCGCTCCCGGCGGCGTAGGCCATCAGGGCCCTCGAAGTCGATATGCTGAGGTGCAGGCTCTGCAGGTACTGGTGGAACGTCGTTATAATCTGCTGGCTACTTAGCACATTCACGTTAACACTCAATGGAGCCCCCTTTCACCTTTAGCTCAGGGGGCTAGAACTTAAAAAAGGTTAGGGACCTAGGCATTGGCCTGCTGGCCCTTCAGCTCGGCTATCCTCCTGTCAACCTCCTTCAGCTGCCCGTCGGCCCACGACCTGAGGTCCTCCAGGTAGAGCCTGTAGGCCTCAAGGGCCCTGAGCTCTGAGTCCTTATCATAGTAGCCGTAGTAGCCGTACCACGCCATGGCCCAGCCGGGCCTCTCCCACGGGGGCAGGTACGAGAAGGGCCCGTGGCCTGGCCAGGGCCCTCCGCCCCACCGCCCAAACCTCCACCAGCCCATATCGCTCACCCAACTCGAATATTCGATACAAGCCTTATAAATCTTAATGCTGGCCCCAGCGGTCGCTGGGAAAAAATAAATAGATCCAATGCGAACTGTAAGCGTGAGCTGTATGCAACTTAAACCAAGGTGGTGCGCGTGCTCTCAAGGGTCAAGGTCTCCTTCGCGAGGGTCACTGCCGATGACAGGGAGGCAGTGCTGTCCATATTGAGGGGTGCGCCCGAGCTGAGCCACGTCGACATAAACGCCACCTTCGACAGGTGGCTCAGGGAGGGCTACTTCATAAAGGCCGTTGACTCCGACAACAGGATCGTGGGCGTCCTTCACGCCAGGCAGCTCGAGGACGCCGTGTGGATGGAGGGCATCGGGGTGAGCAGCGACATAAGGAGGAAGGGCGTCGGGAGGCAGCTCGCGGCGTACGTTATGGAGCTCACGGGAGGCAAGGTGTTCAGGGTCATGGCGAGCGAGAGGAATGTGCCGTCAAACGCCCTGGCCCTGTCGCTCGGGTTCAAGGAGGTGGACAGGGTGTACTTCAGCGACGGCGCAAGGGTCACGGCCCCGGAGCTGGCCAGGAGGCTCGGCCTCGACGAGGCCAAGGACGTCAGCCTGGAGGGGCCCGGCTACGTGGACTCCTGGACCTGGAGGCCCATTGAGTACTACAGGGGCAGGGTCTTCTCAAACGGCCAGGTCAAGGTACTTGACACGGACCCGCCGTTCTTCGTCGCCGGCGACGCCGACGGCTACATGAGGTTCTCAAGGCAGAGGGCCGCCTACTCCGAGGCCTTCATAGTCTACGAGCTCAGGAGAGCCTGAGGAATATCAGCAGGGCAGCGGCGCCGACTACGGCCTGCAGCGCCATGAGGCCAACCGTGACCCCCCTCTCAGTGGCCCTCCCCATCAGCCTCCTCTGAAGCCTTATCATGAGGTGCGTCAGGCTGTAGGACCTGTCGTAGGGGGGCTCAAGGGAGCCGTCAGGGCGCACCCTGCCGAAGTTCTCCTTGTAGACGCCGTGCATCAGCCCCCTTAT
It includes:
- a CDS encoding ABC transporter substrate-binding protein, with translation MKLVLVASLFVVFSLVLLNPLAFTARAQTSGQPASTIILKSYSGSDTAGVGDFDHGYIAFYDYAIPPYKMGTLPSGAVAYEMPSTYYDVLLNPVEYIQNPSGQEVLNPFYYQSVRFAINYIVDRSYFVNDVLYGYGIPSLTLYGGEYEMLTTSNVTAKFSNITYNPSYANETIYKTLTAHGYKYINGQWYYPNGQPVVIYVFVRSDTTVRYIYASFLIDQLKSLGFEVQPIYGNLQKEITDIYSMVPNETTWNVLIEAWGGTYGFYDWSLPASLYGAAFGNLPASDAYGTAWGLGVNTTNIQEPELTQELNIIDNLSLRLALSEFTSEQQYYEWLNTINYYGIVSAIRIGLGMSLIPIFVNSNMVTGLVPNYIEGLVTPFSFLNARTPTGTLTIGVRHLAMGSMNPVAGFTDSYSVATASSVFLPIIYYIPGNGFPVPAGFTYKLVALSPVANITVPTSALMYNATSMKVQHVPPNTTAKVAVIVNFAPLLQNDRFVDGQPITLADLIEQYLIAANVSLSSNSPIYDSTAAAVYGPSLQQIVGFEILNSTSLEIWSTAWWFNPEYAALSTVGDFIILGYAEPGGGMMPWPLYAAMAYVVAHGEAAWSTGAATSEHVDWLSLVNPTDVGNVLKAMQLYNSTGYIPEGLLEVQSLSGVQLVNETFAHEAYTDAINYINTYGNAVIGEGPYMLVAYQPGQYAKLVRNPYFNVPVPSILTSTPVLYSVHVALPPLGMVPAGGSISATVYGTPDGTNVTTTQSGVFVIAQFVTPEGAVVAQENLTSGADGSVSIPVPASLSPGSYYLVLWAYTPANILLDPVKVPITVTPMVTTTTTTTTTTSTTTTTTTTTTPVATTSTTTTTTTTTTSTTPVTTTTPKPVTISTTLIVGIVVVVIVIIAAVALLARRK
- a CDS encoding GDP-mannose 4,6-dehydratase encodes the protein MKFIVTGGAGFIGSNLSRLLLSEGHDVIVVDDLSSGARENVPAGARLVIGDVSDRRALEGVEAMARGDEVAIVHLAAVSGVVEAREDPSRAVRANVLGTQEVLDMARRLDAYVTIASSAAVYGDVSDVPVKEDAPLRPTSLYGLTKLFDEQLAEQAYRDYGLRSSYLRLFNVYGPGMRRGPYASVIYNFMEAAIRGLRPVIYGDGLNTRDFVYVDDVARAFVEAVRRRATGPFNVGTGREVSVLDLLRLISKVAGVELRPEFREPRPGDIRRSCADVSRARESLGWEPRVSLEEGLRLTYSYMRERLRP
- a CDS encoding glycosyltransferase; the encoded protein is MSVNVNVLSSQQIITTFHQYLQSLHLSISTSRALMAYAAGSAITVGVALVVELVIILHGLPRGRAQGARQPLPATPRVSVIVPTYREGERALRAVRSLLNQDYPRGLYEIIIAAEADDPTVDGVLRALGLRKVNGSEATVDGVRVRLSLGDGMTRGKPAALNRAESMATGDIIGVLDADGVAPPDAISRAVSALASGYSAAQLPREVALPPEARRTFAGAHMRAQAAEMRLYNQFLAPALMGFTGSAWITGSGYFVRREDLEAVGLWTPWAPTEDLDLSAKLLSRDMKVAFLSGSPVVEEPLTSIRAVIRQKERWVRGSMLATFTALRGVRRTWPLLLFLIMPAWGYLITPWLGMLAVARLHPELLTWTLAWSAVWLVPSAAYYIIAVAKAGKAVRPLPAAIALYLLAGLVALPKMAFRRYEWRGSRS
- a CDS encoding UDP-N-acetylglucosamine--N-acetylmuramyl-(pentapeptide) pyrophosphoryl-undecaprenol N-acetylglucosamine transferase; its protein translation is MRALIIASGGGHTGHALALAERLVDSGAIVDFVIPEGDRWSEEQVSRLGRVVARTPKFLDPGEGLAEGVLRLPGALLRSLARVPRGYDVAVASGSNHSIASGIAAWLKGARLVTIEATERFVEPSRAVRALSPISKLVALQWEEQRRFAPKGVVVGPLLGKLHYRVRDEGYVLVTAGSYGYRALFDAAAASGIRDRLVLQTGRVDPGPYVRAGLRAFSFSPELEDMIAGASVVVTHFGRTAVEAACKYGKPTVLAPNTEWVWMRNPVRMVEASMMAKRIGAVLLPPDQVTPEGVERAVEEAMKAKPAACDDGSVKLAQIITSWRR
- a CDS encoding GNAT family N-acetyltransferase — translated: MLSRVKVSFARVTADDREAVLSILRGAPELSHVDINATFDRWLREGYFIKAVDSDNRIVGVLHARQLEDAVWMEGIGVSSDIRRKGVGRQLAAYVMELTGGKVFRVMASERNVPSNALALSLGFKEVDRVYFSDGARVTAPELARRLGLDEAKDVSLEGPGYVDSWTWRPIEYYRGRVFSNGQVKVLDTDPPFFVAGDADGYMRFSRQRAAYSEAFIVYELRRA
- a CDS encoding DUF5320 domain-containing protein, which translates into the protein MGWWRFGRWGGGPWPGHGPFSYLPPWERPGWAMAWYGYYGYYDKDSELRALEAYRLYLEDLRSWADGQLKEVDRRIAELKGQQANA